One Janthinobacterium sp. TB1-E2 genomic region harbors:
- a CDS encoding MFS transporter: MLSYPFSQWLERRGVHFAWVIVAITFLTALTSSAALGLPGALMQPLSRELGWDAEQISSALAVRFVLFGLMGPFAAILMERFGLRNVICVALGLIAAGMLLATHMTQFWHLVALWGILLGLGSGMTALVLSAVVANRWFETHRGLVVGVLTASSATGQLLFLPVGAWLIEHYGWRTAVMPVFVACAIVAVLAFLCMRNRPQDIALRPYGADPATPLVVAPAVKMTFATPFVILRSVAGNRTFWILFGTFFICGLSTNGLIQTHFISLCGDSGLSAVPAASVLAMMGAFDLFGTILSGWLSDRYDNRKLLFWYYGLRGLSLFWLPYSEFTLYGLSLFAMFYGLDWIATVPPTVKLVGGTFGRERAGMVFGWIFAGHQLGAAVAAYGAGRIRTLMLTYNPALFAAGAACLVAALLVLAIQRQKAAAPAVQAA; this comes from the coding sequence ATGCTTTCCTATCCCTTTTCGCAATGGCTGGAGCGGCGCGGCGTGCACTTTGCCTGGGTCATCGTCGCCATCACTTTCCTCACGGCATTAACCTCGTCCGCCGCGCTGGGCTTGCCGGGCGCGTTGATGCAGCCTCTGAGCCGCGAGTTGGGATGGGATGCCGAGCAGATTTCCTCGGCCCTGGCCGTGCGCTTCGTGCTGTTCGGTTTGATGGGGCCGTTTGCCGCCATCCTGATGGAACGCTTCGGCTTGCGCAATGTCATCTGCGTGGCCCTGGGCTTGATCGCTGCCGGCATGCTGCTGGCCACGCACATGACGCAGTTCTGGCATCTGGTGGCCTTGTGGGGCATCCTGCTGGGGCTCGGCTCGGGCATGACGGCGCTGGTCTTGAGCGCCGTGGTGGCGAACCGCTGGTTCGAGACGCACCGCGGCCTGGTGGTGGGCGTGCTGACGGCCAGCTCGGCCACGGGCCAGCTGCTGTTCCTGCCCGTGGGCGCCTGGCTGATCGAACATTACGGCTGGCGCACGGCCGTCATGCCCGTGTTCGTCGCCTGCGCCATCGTCGCCGTGCTGGCCTTCCTGTGCATGCGCAACCGTCCGCAGGATATTGCCTTGCGTCCGTATGGCGCCGACCCGGCCACGCCCCTGGTGGTGGCGCCGGCAGTAAAAATGACGTTTGCCACGCCGTTCGTGATACTGCGCAGCGTGGCGGGGAACCGCACTTTCTGGATACTCTTCGGCACCTTCTTCATCTGCGGCCTCAGCACCAATGGTTTGATCCAGACGCACTTCATTTCCCTGTGCGGCGATTCGGGCTTGTCCGCCGTGCCGGCCGCGTCCGTGCTGGCCATGATGGGCGCGTTCGACCTGTTCGGCACGATCTTGTCCGGCTGGCTGTCGGACCGCTATGACAACCGCAAACTGCTGTTCTGGTATTACGGCTTGCGGGGCTTGTCGCTGTTCTGGCTGCCGTATTCGGAATTCACCTTGTACGGCCTGTCGCTGTTCGCCATGTTCTATGGCCTCGACTGGATCGCCACCGTGCCGCCGACCGTGAAACTGGTGGGGGGCACGTTCGGCCGGGAGCGGGCGGGCATGGTGTTCGGCTGGATCTTCGCCGGCCACCAGCTGGGCGCCGCCGTGGCCGCGTATGGGGCGGGCCGCATCCGCACCTTGATGCTGACCTACAACCCGGCCCTGTTCGCGGCCGGCGCCGCCTGCCTCGTGGCCGCGCTGCTGGTGCTGGCGATCCAGCGGCAGAAGGCGGCCGCGCCCGCCGTGCAAGCGGCATGA
- a CDS encoding S9 family peptidase, whose product MTSPRLRRSLGSLLIAAACASLAQAADTKATTPVAAMQTQAKHAITHEDVWLMKRVGAPVASPDGKWAVFSVVDSAYSSQEQWSDLWIKSLLDDSPARRLSYSKGGESAVAWSPDSRQLVFVAKRDGDDAGQIYRLDVAAGGEAQRLTSLTLGARMPKWSPDGKQLLFISDIYPGNKTEADVKQSAKERKERKVSARSYETTAPRYFDKWLTDKQVRLFVVDAQADAKPRDILSGTQLVTLPGFGGGQGDEGQSLDAVWTPDGKAVVFNAATNRDAAQREAVVSQLYLLPVAGGEAQRLTQDKHSYGSLKFAADGKTLFALSDAETPGKVYDVKRLASFAWPMSNPVPTILTAKLDRSISRFVLPEGGKRVLFSYEHAGLEKLYSIDARGGDVREEPSLPTGTINSLSSGGKALVGVWESSINPPEIYAFNGKQPKRLTSFNTDKADKIDWQAPEHFWFTTADGRKIHNMLVKPANFDPSKKYPLFTVIHGGAASMWRDQFVLRWNYHLLAKPGYVVLLTDYKGSTGYGEEFSRSIQFDPLKGPGDEVNQGVDEAIKKYPFIDGTKLAAGGASYGGHLANWLQATTTRYKAIVSHAGEMDLIMQWGTSDGGFGRETNAGGPVWSNLPVWRDQSPIMQAGNHEKGTGFTTPILITVGELDYRVPANNALMNFAVQQRLNVPAKLLVFPDENHWILKGENSRFFYSEVEGWLAKYLK is encoded by the coding sequence ATGACCTCACCCCGTCTTCGCCGTTCCCTCGGCTCCCTGCTGATCGCAGCGGCCTGTGCCTCGCTGGCCCAGGCCGCCGATACTAAGGCCACCACCCCAGTTGCCGCTATGCAAACACAAGCCAAGCACGCCATCACGCATGAAGACGTGTGGCTGATGAAACGGGTGGGCGCGCCCGTCGCCAGCCCCGATGGAAAGTGGGCCGTGTTTTCCGTGGTCGACAGCGCCTACTCTAGCCAAGAGCAATGGTCGGACCTGTGGATCAAGTCGCTGCTTGACGACAGCCCCGCACGCCGCCTGAGCTATTCCAAGGGCGGCGAAAGCGCCGTGGCCTGGTCGCCGGACAGCCGCCAGCTGGTCTTCGTTGCCAAGCGCGACGGCGATGACGCGGGCCAAATCTACCGCCTCGACGTGGCAGCCGGCGGCGAAGCGCAACGCCTGACCTCGCTCACCCTGGGCGCGCGCATGCCGAAATGGAGCCCGGACGGCAAGCAGTTGCTGTTCATCAGCGATATCTATCCAGGCAACAAGACGGAAGCCGACGTCAAGCAAAGCGCGAAAGAACGCAAGGAGCGCAAAGTCAGCGCCCGCTCGTATGAAACGACGGCACCGCGCTATTTCGACAAATGGCTGACCGACAAGCAGGTGCGCCTGTTCGTCGTTGATGCGCAAGCGGACGCCAAGCCGCGCGACATCCTGTCGGGCACGCAACTGGTCACCCTGCCGGGCTTTGGCGGCGGCCAGGGCGACGAAGGACAATCACTGGACGCCGTCTGGACGCCGGACGGCAAGGCTGTCGTCTTCAACGCTGCCACCAACCGCGACGCGGCCCAGCGCGAAGCCGTCGTCTCGCAACTGTATCTGCTGCCCGTGGCCGGTGGCGAAGCGCAGCGCTTGACGCAAGACAAGCACAGCTATGGCAGCCTGAAATTCGCGGCCGACGGCAAGACCCTGTTCGCCCTGAGCGACGCGGAAACGCCAGGCAAGGTGTATGACGTGAAGCGCCTGGCCAGTTTCGCCTGGCCGATGAGCAACCCTGTCCCGACCATCCTTACAGCCAAGCTGGACCGTTCAATCTCCCGCTTCGTGCTGCCCGAAGGCGGCAAGCGCGTCCTCTTCAGCTATGAACATGCGGGCCTGGAAAAGCTGTACTCGATCGACGCCAGGGGTGGCGACGTGCGCGAGGAGCCATCCTTGCCGACGGGTACCATCAACTCGCTGAGCAGCGGCGGCAAGGCCCTGGTCGGTGTGTGGGAGTCGTCCATCAACCCGCCGGAAATCTATGCCTTCAACGGTAAGCAGCCGAAGCGCCTGACGTCATTCAACACGGACAAGGCCGATAAAATCGACTGGCAGGCTCCCGAGCACTTCTGGTTCACGACGGCGGACGGCCGCAAGATCCACAATATGCTTGTCAAGCCCGCCAACTTCGATCCGAGCAAGAAATACCCGCTGTTTACCGTCATCCACGGTGGTGCGGCCAGCATGTGGCGCGACCAGTTCGTGCTGCGCTGGAACTATCACTTGCTGGCCAAGCCAGGCTATGTCGTGCTGCTGACCGACTACAAGGGTTCCACCGGCTATGGCGAGGAATTCTCGCGCTCGATTCAATTCGACCCCTTGAAGGGCCCGGGCGATGAAGTCAACCAGGGCGTCGATGAAGCCATCAAGAAATACCCATTCATCGACGGCACGAAACTGGCCGCCGGCGGCGCCAGCTATGGCGGCCACCTGGCCAACTGGCTGCAGGCAACCACCACGCGCTACAAGGCCATCGTCTCGCACGCGGGCGAAATGGACCTGATCATGCAGTGGGGCACCAGCGATGGCGGCTTCGGCCGTGAAACGAATGCGGGCGGCCCCGTCTGGTCGAACCTGCCCGTGTGGCGCGACCAAAGCCCCATCATGCAAGCGGGCAACCACGAAAAAGGCACGGGGTTCACGACCCCGATCCTGATCACCGTGGGCGAGCTCGATTACCGCGTGCCGGCCAACAATGCGCTGATGAACTTTGCCGTGCAACAGCGCCTGAACGTGCCGGCGAAATTGCTGGTGTTCCCGGACGAAAACCACTGGATCTTGAAGGGCGAGAACAGCCGCTTCTTCTATAGCGAAGTCGAGGGATGGCTGGCTAAATACCTCAAATAA
- a CDS encoding spermidine synthase, giving the protein MLIKRKSIEQVESSRPARKPRYAPVTLSEMDGVRYLHFGTEWVQGAMRIRKPDWPELEYAQQMMAWMLWIEQPQRIAQLGLGTAALTKFCYRQFPQAQVEAIELNPSVITICESMFKLPPNDERLHVREMDALDYVNDDANHGTLDALQVDLYDATARGPVLDSADFYTACCACLAPHGIMTVNLFGDHPSYAKNIKAMKFAFEQVICLPEVHDGNVVAIAFKTKVALDAEAQAALLERAKQIVAETKLPAKSWVKGIVSTL; this is encoded by the coding sequence ATGCTTATCAAACGAAAATCCATCGAACAAGTCGAATCCTCGCGCCCCGCGCGCAAGCCCCGCTACGCCCCTGTCACCCTGTCGGAAATGGATGGCGTGCGCTATCTGCATTTCGGCACGGAATGGGTGCAGGGCGCCATGCGCATCCGCAAGCCGGACTGGCCGGAACTCGAATACGCGCAGCAGATGATGGCGTGGATGCTGTGGATCGAGCAGCCGCAGCGTATCGCCCAGCTGGGTCTGGGCACGGCCGCGCTGACCAAGTTCTGCTACCGCCAGTTCCCGCAGGCGCAAGTCGAGGCCATCGAACTGAATCCGTCCGTCATCACCATCTGCGAATCGATGTTCAAGCTGCCGCCCAACGACGAGCGCCTGCACGTGCGCGAGATGGATGCGCTCGACTACGTCAACGACGACGCCAATCACGGCACCCTGGACGCCCTGCAGGTGGACTTGTATGACGCCACGGCGCGCGGTCCCGTGCTCGACAGCGCCGATTTCTATACCGCCTGCTGCGCCTGCCTGGCGCCGCACGGCATCATGACGGTCAACCTGTTTGGCGACCATCCCAGCTACGCGAAAAACATCAAGGCGATGAAGTTTGCGTTTGAACAGGTGATCTGCCTGCCGGAAGTCCATGATGGGAACGTGGTGGCGATCGCGTTCAAGACGAAAGTGGCGCTCGATGCCGAAGCGCAAGCCGCCCTGCTCGAGCGCGCCAAGCAGATCGTCGCCGAGACCAAGCTGCCCGCCAAATCCTGGGTCAAGGGCATCGTCAGCACCCTGTAA
- a CDS encoding barstar family protein: protein MSLLLTVPPNLVQSIRAFRVTELQDEAIRLGQHFLYAHCNAGQTKQQVIGIIAEAFLFPKNLAKNFDALRLCLTDTMFKAGTQTGFLVVLEQLPNTQKFDKEAREILLDVFRDAADYWAEKKVPFRVFYSFE, encoded by the coding sequence ATGAGTTTGTTACTAACCGTGCCGCCCAACCTTGTCCAGTCCATCCGTGCCTTTCGCGTGACCGAATTACAAGACGAGGCGATCCGTCTCGGGCAGCACTTTTTATATGCGCATTGCAACGCTGGACAGACCAAACAACAAGTCATCGGCATTATTGCAGAAGCATTCCTGTTTCCGAAAAACCTGGCGAAGAATTTCGATGCCCTGCGCCTGTGCCTGACGGACACCATGTTCAAGGCGGGCACGCAGACGGGCTTCCTGGTGGTGCTCGAGCAATTGCCAAATACGCAAAAATTCGACAAGGAAGCGCGCGAGATCCTGCTCGACGTGTTCCGCGACGCGGCCGACTACTGGGCCGAGAAAAAAGTCCCGTTCCGCGTCTTCTATTCGTTCGAGTAA
- a CDS encoding GspE/PulE family protein yields MPASPPPSSTSPDTPLELPQLLAWLQEDGLLDAVQAAAIGTQASLLPAPALHPLCSIAHGALTLDTLCAWLAQRSTLPYVRIDPLHIDFSQVADVMTAGYAARFNILPVESTPERIVIATAQPYALAWQAQLGNLAPRKLSLVIANPLHIADAIAQFFSLASSVKVARQASTQDLALRHNFEQLVELGRNKTSLDANDQHVVRIVDWLWQYAFAQRASDIHLEPKRDAGLVRLRIDGRLHQAYQLPPVVLLAMTARIKLLGRMDVVEKRRPQDGRIKTRNAQGQEVELRLSTLPTAFGEKLVMRIFDPEVAVKSLFDLGFPPADAERWRQLTARTHGIVLVTGPTGSGKTCTLYSTLKALASSEVNVCTVEDPIEMVEPAFNQMQVQTQAGIELSFADGVRALMRQDPDIIMVGEIRDLATAEMAIQAALTGHLVLSTLHTNDAPSAVMRLLELGVPAYLLEACLIGVLAQRLLRCLCAGCKQLDDAPDAATWQRLTGGQLERPAAGYRPVGCTLCRHSGYLGRAGIYELLSVTETFGQLVKAGADLHALRRQSILDGMTPLRIAGARKIIDGTTSIDEVLKLTAALH; encoded by the coding sequence ATGCCCGCTTCCCCTCCCCCCTCTTCCACCTCGCCCGACACGCCGCTGGAACTGCCGCAACTGCTGGCCTGGCTGCAGGAAGACGGCTTGCTCGATGCGGTGCAGGCGGCCGCCATCGGCACCCAGGCCTCCCTGCTGCCGGCGCCGGCCTTGCATCCTCTGTGCAGCATCGCCCACGGCGCACTCACGCTCGACACCCTGTGCGCGTGGCTGGCGCAACGCTCGACCCTGCCGTATGTGCGCATCGATCCCCTGCACATCGATTTCAGCCAGGTGGCCGACGTCATGACGGCCGGCTATGCGGCCCGTTTCAACATCCTGCCCGTGGAAAGCACGCCCGAGCGCATCGTCATCGCCACGGCCCAGCCGTATGCGCTCGCCTGGCAGGCGCAGCTGGGGAATCTTGCGCCACGCAAGCTGAGCCTGGTCATCGCCAACCCGCTGCACATCGCCGACGCCATCGCGCAATTTTTCAGCCTGGCCAGTTCCGTCAAGGTAGCCAGGCAAGCGTCCACGCAAGACCTGGCGCTGCGCCACAATTTCGAACAACTGGTGGAACTGGGGCGCAACAAGACCAGCCTCGACGCCAACGACCAGCACGTCGTACGCATCGTCGACTGGCTGTGGCAATACGCGTTTGCCCAGCGCGCTTCCGACATCCATCTGGAACCGAAGCGCGACGCGGGCCTCGTGCGCCTGCGCATCGACGGCCGCCTGCACCAGGCCTATCAATTGCCGCCCGTCGTACTGCTGGCCATGACGGCGCGCATCAAGTTACTCGGACGCATGGACGTGGTGGAAAAGCGCCGCCCGCAAGATGGCCGCATCAAGACGCGCAATGCGCAGGGCCAGGAAGTCGAACTGCGGCTGTCGACCTTGCCCACGGCCTTCGGCGAAAAGCTCGTCATGCGCATCTTCGACCCGGAAGTGGCCGTCAAGAGCCTGTTTGACCTGGGCTTTCCGCCGGCGGATGCCGAACGCTGGCGCCAGCTGACGGCGCGCACGCACGGCATCGTGCTGGTAACGGGCCCTACCGGTTCGGGCAAGACCTGCACGCTGTACAGCACCTTGAAGGCGCTGGCCAGCAGCGAAGTCAATGTGTGCACGGTGGAAGACCCCATCGAAATGGTCGAACCGGCCTTCAACCAGATGCAGGTGCAAACCCAGGCCGGCATCGAACTGTCGTTTGCCGATGGCGTGCGGGCACTGATGCGGCAAGATCCCGACATCATCATGGTGGGAGAAATCCGTGACCTGGCCACGGCCGAGATGGCCATCCAGGCAGCGCTGACGGGCCACCTGGTACTGTCGACCCTGCACACCAACGACGCGCCCTCGGCCGTCATGCGCCTGCTGGAACTGGGCGTGCCCGCCTATCTGCTGGAAGCGTGCCTGATCGGCGTGCTGGCGCAGCGATTGCTGCGCTGCCTGTGCGCGGGCTGCAAACAGCTGGACGACGCCCCCGACGCCGCGACATGGCAACGCCTGACGGGCGGCCAGCTGGAGCGGCCGGCCGCCGGGTACCGCCCCGTCGGTTGCACCCTGTGCCGGCACAGCGGCTACCTGGGGCGTGCCGGCATTTATGAACTGCTGAGCGTGACGGAAACGTTCGGCCAGCTGGTCAAGGCCGGCGCCGACCTGCACGCGCTGCGCCGCCAGAGCATCCTCGACGGCATGACGCCGCTGCGCATCGCCGGCGCACGCAAAATCATCGATGGCACGACCAGCATCGACGAAGTGCTGAAACTCACGGCTGCCCTGCACTAG
- a CDS encoding glycine zipper 2TM domain-containing protein, producing the protein MNLQAKLMMSALCIGALPLAQAADFEDFGKVVRVVPQVEQINRPRQECRTEYVQVQAPPQQRSAGGSIVGGIAGALLGSQVGGGNGRTAAAAAGAIAGAVVGDRVDNQNNYQGGVQEQAVKQCRQVDHWESRNNGYQVTYDYRGRNYTSIMSYDPGERIRLRVSIEPAQQ; encoded by the coding sequence ATGAACTTGCAAGCCAAATTGATGATGTCAGCCCTTTGTATCGGTGCATTGCCACTCGCCCAGGCCGCCGACTTTGAAGATTTCGGCAAGGTCGTGCGCGTCGTGCCGCAAGTGGAACAGATCAACCGTCCACGCCAGGAATGCCGTACAGAATACGTGCAAGTCCAGGCGCCGCCGCAACAGCGCAGCGCTGGCGGCTCCATCGTCGGCGGTATCGCTGGCGCCCTGCTCGGTAGCCAGGTCGGTGGCGGCAATGGCCGTACGGCCGCGGCAGCCGCTGGCGCGATTGCCGGCGCCGTCGTCGGCGACCGTGTCGACAACCAGAACAATTACCAGGGCGGCGTGCAGGAACAAGCCGTCAAGCAATGCCGCCAGGTCGACCACTGGGAATCGCGCAACAATGGCTACCAGGTCACCTACGACTACCGCGGCCGCAACTACACGAGCATCATGTCCTACGATCCGGGCGAGCGCATCCGTCTGCGTGTATCGATCGAGCCCGCACAACAGTAA
- the purN gene encoding phosphoribosylglycinamide formyltransferase, translated as MKNIVILISGRGSNMEAVVRAAQAEQWSARIAAVISNRADAQGLVFAAEHGIATAVVANKDYASREQFDAALQAVIDGFAPDLVVLAGFMRILTPPFVEHYAGRMLNIHPSLLPLFPGMATHRQALEARVTEHGATVHFVTAELDHGPAVASAKVPVLPGDTEESLSARVLVQEHLLYPRAIRLFIDDKLSVEHGQVRVDPQ; from the coding sequence ATGAAAAATATCGTTATCCTCATTTCCGGACGCGGCAGCAACATGGAAGCGGTCGTACGCGCGGCGCAAGCCGAGCAATGGTCAGCCCGTATTGCCGCCGTCATCAGTAACCGGGCCGATGCCCAGGGATTGGTTTTTGCCGCGGAACATGGGATAGCGACCGCAGTCGTTGCCAACAAGGATTATGCCAGCCGCGAACAGTTCGATGCGGCGCTGCAAGCCGTGATCGACGGTTTTGCCCCCGACCTGGTCGTGCTGGCCGGTTTCATGCGCATCCTGACGCCGCCCTTCGTCGAGCATTACGCGGGGCGCATGCTCAATATCCACCCGTCGCTGCTGCCGCTGTTCCCGGGCATGGCGACACACCGCCAAGCGCTCGAGGCTCGTGTAACGGAACACGGCGCGACCGTGCATTTCGTGACTGCCGAGCTCGATCATGGCCCGGCCGTGGCAAGCGCGAAAGTCCCCGTCTTGCCAGGCGACACAGAAGAGAGCTTATCGGCGCGCGTGCTGGTACAGGAACATCTGCTTTACCCGCGCGCCATCCGCCTGTTCATTGACGATAAACTGTCAGTCGAGCATGGCCAGGTCCGCGTGGACCCTCAATAA
- a CDS encoding lysozyme inhibitor LprI family protein has product MKISLPLLKTILLGASCLLAAPVFAAAPVPYPNTSAMGVGHAESTAWYAGCLKVKDAAPPPADLPAPSAVASLQQCQATDLYYDTKSMSSPKPADWRPVRHCAMATQNSAVLMMLYQNGQGVQKDPLLALKYACSIDAAPAEMRGRIEHLQQINASGRGMIDLCDDITSGYMMGVCSAIDARQKQRVRGQATAKVSEAMPAVAQASLQKLQAAASKFADARAANETDLSGTARAALSIAARTAELDLLAHDLREYEAGKLPASMSKEQAAALDKELNAIYGKLMKKPAQTHAGAVSKDGIRATQRLWLAYRDAWMNFGAVRYPSVTSETWAGRLTSRRNVQLQDLLEN; this is encoded by the coding sequence ATGAAAATTAGTCTACCCTTATTGAAAACGATATTGCTGGGCGCGAGCTGCCTTCTGGCGGCCCCGGTTTTTGCCGCCGCACCCGTTCCCTACCCGAACACGAGCGCCATGGGCGTCGGTCACGCGGAAAGCACGGCCTGGTATGCAGGCTGCCTGAAGGTCAAGGATGCGGCGCCGCCGCCCGCCGACCTGCCGGCGCCATCGGCCGTGGCGTCCCTGCAGCAATGCCAGGCAACGGACCTGTATTACGATACCAAGAGTATGTCCTCGCCCAAGCCGGCCGACTGGCGTCCCGTGCGCCATTGCGCCATGGCCACGCAAAACAGCGCCGTCCTGATGATGCTGTACCAGAATGGACAGGGCGTGCAAAAAGACCCGTTGCTGGCGCTCAAGTATGCGTGCAGCATCGATGCGGCGCCCGCCGAGATGCGGGGCCGCATTGAACACTTGCAGCAGATCAATGCCAGCGGTCGCGGCATGATCGACCTGTGCGACGACATCACGAGCGGCTACATGATGGGCGTGTGCAGCGCCATCGATGCGCGCCAGAAACAAAGAGTGCGCGGGCAGGCGACAGCCAAAGTCAGCGAAGCAATGCCGGCCGTGGCGCAAGCGTCGCTGCAAAAGCTGCAGGCGGCGGCAAGCAAGTTTGCCGATGCGCGTGCGGCCAATGAAACGGACTTGAGCGGCACGGCGCGCGCCGCCCTGAGCATCGCCGCCCGTACGGCCGAGCTCGATTTGCTGGCGCACGATCTGCGCGAATACGAAGCGGGCAAGCTGCCGGCCAGCATGTCAAAGGAACAGGCTGCAGCGCTGGACAAGGAGCTCAACGCCATCTACGGCAAGCTGATGAAAAAGCCGGCGCAAACCCATGCGGGCGCCGTGAGCAAGGATGGCATCCGCGCCACCCAGCGCCTGTGGCTCGCGTACCGCGATGCCTGGATGAACTTTGGCGCCGTGCGCTATCCATCCGTGACGAGCGAGACCTGGGCCGGCCGGCTGACGTCGCGGCGCAATGTACAACTGCAAGACTTGCTGGAGAACTAA
- a CDS encoding BON domain-containing protein encodes MNKMIALMLAASASALLAATPAYAQDASYKSLTDKATADYKQAKAACDAQSGNAKKVCVEEAKVARAKAESDAVAQYRNTPRELGKARKDVANAEYDLAKAKCGDHTGADKTSCMNDAKAAKTAALADANTGARDGTNVAQNPPATTKENCDAMDATAKAACVTRNAAGSTKTAVADSVITTKIKADLVKDNDLKALDVHVETVNGVVMLSGFVPSQAQVQKAADLARGVEGVTDVKNGLKVK; translated from the coding sequence ATGAACAAAATGATCGCACTCATGCTGGCCGCCAGTGCCAGCGCCCTGCTTGCCGCCACGCCAGCGTATGCGCAGGATGCCTCGTACAAGAGTTTGACGGACAAGGCAACGGCCGACTACAAGCAGGCCAAGGCCGCCTGTGACGCCCAGAGCGGCAACGCGAAAAAGGTCTGCGTGGAAGAAGCCAAGGTGGCGCGCGCCAAGGCCGAATCGGACGCCGTGGCGCAATACCGCAACACGCCGCGCGAACTGGGCAAGGCCCGCAAGGACGTCGCCAATGCCGAGTATGACCTGGCCAAGGCCAAATGCGGCGACCACACAGGCGCCGACAAGACATCGTGCATGAACGATGCCAAGGCAGCGAAAACGGCGGCGCTGGCCGATGCCAACACGGGCGCCCGGGATGGCACCAACGTGGCGCAAAATCCGCCCGCCACGACGAAGGAAAACTGCGACGCCATGGATGCGACGGCCAAGGCCGCCTGCGTGACGCGCAACGCGGCCGGCAGTACCAAGACGGCCGTGGCCGACTCCGTCATCACCACGAAAATCAAGGCTGACCTCGTCAAGGACAATGACTTGAAAGCGCTCGACGTGCACGTGGAAACGGTCAACGGTGTCGTCATGCTCAGCGGCTTCGTGCCTTCGCAGGCGCAAGTACAGAAAGCCGCCGACCTGGCCCGTGGCGTGGAAGGCGTGACGGATGTGAAGAATGGCTTGAAGGTGAAATAA